The following coding sequences are from one Pigmentibacter sp. JX0631 window:
- a CDS encoding methyltransferase domain-containing protein, with protein sequence MPQFTDYKEIFETRGMEYNLAMLQSPDARKEEFLNLVRFVDNTHPLQIIDIPSGGGYLRKYLSEQHYLLCAEETDYFYQTCKINHNQNRIMYQKNIPIGLPEKSLDIVVSLAGLHHLQKKDWMISEMARILKDNGKVIIADVWNNSCVAKFLNEFVDANNSIGHLGYFLDEEFNILLNKNNFNLNFNAILKLNWIFNSLEEMTIFCKNLFGLDKIINDNVVNGIEKYLGFKIENKLVKMNWELKYICGTKFVDAS encoded by the coding sequence ATGCCTCAATTTACTGACTATAAAGAAATATTTGAGACAAGAGGTATGGAATATAATTTAGCTATGCTCCAAAGTCCAGATGCAAGAAAAGAAGAATTTTTAAATCTAGTTCGATTTGTTGATAATACTCATCCATTACAAATTATTGATATTCCATCTGGTGGTGGATATTTAAGAAAATATCTTTCAGAACAACATTATTTACTCTGTGCTGAAGAAACAGATTATTTTTATCAAACCTGTAAAATTAATCACAATCAAAACAGAATAATGTATCAAAAAAATATTCCCATTGGATTGCCTGAGAAAAGTTTGGATATTGTTGTTAGCCTTGCTGGCTTGCATCACTTGCAAAAGAAAGATTGGATGATTTCAGAAATGGCAAGGATTTTAAAAGATAATGGGAAAGTTATCATTGCCGATGTTTGGAATAATTCATGCGTTGCTAAATTTTTAAATGAATTTGTTGATGCAAATAATTCAATTGGGCATTTAGGATATTTCTTGGATGAAGAATTCAATATTCTATTAAATAAAAATAACTTTAATTTAAATTTTAATGCAATATTAAAACTTAATTGGATTTTTAACTCACTAGAAGAAATGACTATATTTTGTAAAAATTTATTTGGGTTAGACAAAATTATTAACGATAATGTAGTAAATGGTATAGAAAAATATTTAGGATTTAAAATAGAAAATAAATTAGTAAAAATGAATTGGGAATTAAAATATATTTGCGGAACAAAATTTGTTGATGCTAGCTAA
- a CDS encoding Y-family DNA polymerase codes for MIALVDGNNFYVSCERVFNPKLNNKPVVVLSNNDGAIVSRSAEAKALGIRMGQPFFEIKDLIKKHNIQYLSSNYELYGDMSARLMKILEYFSPEVEIYSIDEAFFCLSHIPQDKLTEVGWKIKNTIYQNIGIPCGIGISSTKSLAKVANKIAKKSQKAKGVLALYQEKHVAEALRNFKVDDLWGIGWQYSKKLQQMGVFTAEQFLQLEEVFLRKHFTIQGVYLARELQGISCLNLQLMSEPRKSIVVSRSFGTSIYNLQDIFSALANHIEIACRKLREQQLEAQYFSVYLSTSYHKENFYSQALNVRLPYYSNFTPHFLQLAQIALQKIFKSNKEYKKCGIVLFDLQKQSLSPSNLFDYRNREKEKRILEVMDTINLINGRSKIHFADAYDKKQWLAKRNFVSKRYTTQINELLEI; via the coding sequence ATGATTGCCTTAGTTGATGGAAATAATTTTTATGTTTCTTGTGAACGTGTTTTTAATCCAAAGTTAAACAATAAACCCGTTGTAGTTCTCTCTAATAATGACGGAGCAATTGTAAGTAGGAGTGCTGAAGCAAAGGCTCTTGGTATTCGGATGGGACAACCTTTTTTTGAAATTAAGGATCTCATAAAGAAACATAATATTCAATATCTGTCTTCAAATTATGAATTGTATGGAGATATGTCCGCTCGATTGATGAAGATATTAGAATATTTTTCGCCTGAGGTTGAAATTTATTCTATTGATGAAGCTTTTTTTTGCTTATCCCATATTCCACAAGATAAGTTAACAGAGGTTGGTTGGAAGATAAAAAATACCATTTATCAAAATATTGGAATTCCATGTGGAATTGGAATATCCTCTACAAAAAGTTTAGCAAAAGTAGCAAATAAGATTGCTAAAAAATCGCAAAAAGCAAAAGGTGTTTTAGCTTTATATCAAGAAAAACATGTCGCAGAAGCCTTGCGGAATTTTAAAGTAGATGATCTTTGGGGAATTGGTTGGCAGTATAGTAAAAAGTTACAGCAAATGGGTGTTTTTACAGCAGAGCAATTTCTGCAATTAGAGGAAGTTTTTTTGCGAAAGCACTTTACAATTCAAGGAGTCTATCTTGCACGAGAATTGCAAGGAATATCTTGTTTAAATTTACAACTAATGTCAGAACCTCGTAAAAGTATTGTAGTCTCCCGCAGTTTTGGAACATCTATTTATAATTTACAAGATATTTTTTCTGCATTGGCAAATCATATAGAAATTGCTTGTCGGAAATTACGTGAACAGCAGTTAGAAGCACAATATTTTTCTGTTTACTTGAGTACGAGTTATCACAAAGAAAATTTTTATAGCCAAGCATTAAATGTTCGGTTGCCTTACTATTCCAATTTTACTCCACACTTTCTGCAATTAGCCCAAATCGCTTTGCAGAAAATTTTTAAGTCAAACAAAGAATATAAAAAATGCGGTATTGTTTTATTCGATCTGCAAAAACAATCGCTTTCTCCTTCTAATTTATTTGATTATAGGAATAGAGAAAAAGAAAAGCGTATTTTAGAAGTTATGGATACAATTAATCTTATAAACGGTAGAAGTAAAATACATTTTGCCGATGCATATGATAAAAAACAATGGCTTGCAAAAAGAAATTTTGTTTCTAAAAGATACACAACTCAAATAAATGAATTGTTGGAAATATAA
- the umuD gene encoding translesion error-prone DNA polymerase V autoproteolytic subunit, with the protein MYYKASFSTKCYIPLVLSPVCAGFPSPATDYIDKKIDLNEYIVKHPEATFYVKCQGDSMLGAGIHPGDILVVDRSLIAANGNIVVAVVNGEFTVKKLIMRGKNIFLAAENQNYSDLLITECMEFEIWGVVTTVIHSV; encoded by the coding sequence ATGTATTATAAAGCTTCATTCAGTACAAAATGTTATATCCCGTTAGTTTTAAGTCCTGTTTGTGCGGGTTTTCCCTCGCCAGCAACAGACTATATTGATAAAAAGATTGATTTAAATGAATATATTGTAAAGCATCCTGAAGCCACATTTTATGTGAAATGCCAAGGTGACTCCATGCTTGGCGCAGGCATTCATCCGGGTGATATTTTAGTAGTAGATCGCTCGCTCATAGCAGCAAATGGAAATATTGTTGTTGCTGTTGTAAATGGTGAGTTTACCGTAAAAAAACTAATCATGCGGGGAAAAAACATTTTTTTAGCAGCAGAAAATCAAAACTATTCTGATCTTCTTATTACAGAATGTATGGAATTTGAAATATGGGGTGTTGTTACAACAGTCATTCATTCTGTCTAG
- a CDS encoding helix-turn-helix transcriptional regulator yields MTKKTKSFEALAKELLTKEQIERANFNAQIRYQMMTEVANKIKKEMEENKIGFNDLVKYMGTSPTQVNKILNGNANITIESLAKICSVFDLEPHIIFRKPRQ; encoded by the coding sequence ATGACTAAAAAAACAAAAAGCTTTGAAGCCCTTGCAAAAGAGCTCTTAACAAAAGAGCAAATAGAGAGAGCAAATTTTAATGCGCAAATTCGTTATCAAATGATGACTGAAGTGGCAAATAAAATTAAAAAAGAAATGGAAGAAAATAAAATCGGCTTTAATGATCTTGTAAAATATATGGGGACAAGTCCTACTCAAGTTAATAAAATATTAAATGGAAATGCTAATATTACAATTGAAAGTCTTGCTAAAATTTGTAGTGTTTTTGATCTTGAACCGCATATCATTTTTAGAAAACCACGGCAATAA
- a CDS encoding type II toxin-antitoxin system RelE/ParE family toxin encodes MTDHWTIEYYNDELFEKWFRKLSKQGKFEALYEEIKLLSKAGNILTMPHSNNLGEKLYELRERSYGIRVYYTFRKGKIILLLNGGDKSSQAEDIKKARKLIKNLE; translated from the coding sequence ATGACTGATCACTGGACGATTGAGTACTACAATGATGAGCTGTTTGAAAAATGGTTTCGAAAGCTAAGTAAACAAGGTAAGTTTGAAGCTCTTTATGAAGAAATCAAGCTCTTATCCAAAGCAGGGAATATTCTCACAATGCCTCATAGTAATAATCTTGGTGAAAAACTATATGAATTAAGAGAAAGAAGTTATGGAATCCGAGTTTATTATACTTTTAGAAAAGGAAAAATAATTCTTCTATTAAATGGTGGGGATAAATCTTCCCAAGCAGAAGACATTAAAAAAGCTCGTAAATTGATAAAAAATTTGGAATAA
- a CDS encoding alpha/beta fold hydrolase, translating into MLKLVFPSIAIFFLLSCGKKNNSDYNKSSKPTEQMKNESFWSESIVWGQCPPVSKDQKDQSNTEEHANLIASIQFECGTFPVPIDWNNPNGETINLALKKANSPNQSNKIGYLIFNPGGPGGSGVSVLGSVLKLNPKLIQNFDVIGFDPRGIHASAGIKCKDSLDSDVFSFFDSEQNFGHMQTKIKNLRESCFEHSGKLIDFVNTENVVKDLEAMRVALGNQKLNYLGISYGTSIGATYAYRYPHNTRVMVLDGVLDLSKPFLEIVKAETIAVKTTFQQFSEICFNSANCGLNFEKISSILQNLKDEYDVRSDSNVIKITKANLLSYLSYAVTNAENWELMANAFRQLENPVQKEIELPISRDFSGFIQTFAVHCLDYPVNNLTWNEYVKLKEASKKIFPELNGHIISLNIHAICSAWQGKIHDLLIENHSLNISQPILFVSSPYDAITPHSNAILKHQQIKGSKLLEALVFKHGASLLPNATCVQDNVNQFLTTVSLPTDYLFCTGK; encoded by the coding sequence ATGCTAAAATTAGTTTTTCCTTCCATAGCAATTTTTTTTCTTTTATCTTGCGGTAAAAAAAATAATTCTGATTATAACAAAAGCTCCAAACCTACCGAGCAAATGAAGAATGAAAGTTTTTGGAGCGAATCAATTGTTTGGGGGCAGTGTCCTCCTGTGAGCAAAGACCAGAAGGATCAAAGTAACACAGAGGAACATGCAAATCTAATTGCAAGTATTCAATTTGAGTGCGGTACTTTTCCAGTTCCTATAGATTGGAATAATCCAAATGGTGAAACGATAAATTTAGCTTTAAAAAAAGCAAATTCTCCAAATCAAAGTAATAAAATAGGTTACTTGATCTTTAATCCTGGTGGACCTGGAGGTTCTGGTGTTTCAGTTTTGGGGAGTGTTTTAAAATTAAATCCTAAACTTATTCAAAATTTTGATGTTATTGGGTTTGATCCAAGAGGTATCCATGCTTCTGCTGGAATTAAATGCAAGGATTCGCTGGATAGTGATGTCTTTTCATTCTTTGATTCTGAACAAAATTTTGGTCACATGCAAACGAAGATAAAAAATCTTCGAGAATCATGTTTCGAACATAGTGGAAAATTAATTGATTTCGTTAATACTGAAAATGTTGTTAAAGATTTAGAGGCGATGAGAGTCGCTTTAGGAAATCAAAAGTTAAATTATTTAGGAATTTCTTATGGAACTTCAATTGGTGCGACCTATGCTTATCGTTACCCTCATAATACCAGAGTGATGGTGCTTGATGGGGTTCTTGATTTGTCTAAGCCATTTCTAGAAATAGTAAAAGCAGAAACTATTGCTGTCAAAACAACTTTTCAGCAATTTTCTGAAATTTGTTTTAACTCAGCAAATTGTGGTTTAAATTTTGAAAAAATTTCTTCAATTTTACAAAATTTAAAAGATGAATATGATGTTCGCAGTGATTCTAATGTAATTAAAATTACTAAAGCAAATTTACTCTCTTATTTGTCATATGCGGTAACAAATGCAGAGAATTGGGAACTAATGGCTAATGCATTCCGGCAATTAGAAAATCCAGTACAAAAAGAAATTGAATTACCAATTTCGAGAGATTTTTCAGGATTTATTCAAACTTTTGCGGTTCACTGTCTTGACTATCCTGTAAATAATTTGACCTGGAATGAATATGTAAAATTAAAAGAAGCTTCAAAAAAAATATTTCCTGAACTTAATGGGCATATAATTTCTTTAAATATTCATGCTATTTGTTCTGCTTGGCAGGGGAAAATACATGATCTATTAATAGAAAATCATAGTTTAAATATTTCTCAACCTATTTTATTTGTATCTTCTCCATACGATGCAATAACTCCACATAGTAATGCAATATTAAAACATCAACAAATTAAAGGAAGTAAATTATTAGAAGCATTAGTATTTAAACATGGAGCGTCTCTTCTCCCAAATGCAACTTGTGTGCAAGATAATGTAAATCAATTTTTAACTACTGTTTCTTTACCTACAGATTATTTGTTTTGTACTGGGAAATAG
- a CDS encoding lactoylglutathione lyase family protein translates to MNTYPRAFSHIGITVSNLEKAVEFYENVFGFYLIMKPTIIEENSETAIGIMCQDVFGKGFQKFRIAHMSTSDKIGIEIFEFPQTKDLPVPKFNPFQVGLFHFCIQDPNVEELAEKIIAAGGKQRMPIRYYYPGSKPYRMVYCEDPFGNIIEIYSHSYELVYSSGAYS, encoded by the coding sequence ATGAACACATATCCAAGAGCTTTTTCTCATATCGGAATTACAGTTTCAAATTTAGAAAAAGCAGTTGAATTTTATGAAAATGTATTTGGCTTTTACCTCATTATGAAACCTACTATTATTGAAGAAAATTCTGAAACTGCAATAGGAATTATGTGTCAAGATGTATTTGGAAAGGGTTTTCAAAAATTTAGAATTGCACACATGTCCACTTCTGATAAAATTGGGATAGAAATATTTGAATTTCCTCAAACAAAAGATCTTCCTGTACCAAAATTCAATCCATTTCAAGTTGGTCTATTTCACTTTTGTATTCAAGATCCTAATGTTGAAGAACTTGCAGAAAAAATTATTGCAGCAGGTGGAAAACAAAGAATGCCAATTCGTTATTACTATCCAGGGAGTAAACCATATCGAATGGTTTACTGTGAAGATCCATTTGGAAACATTATTGAAATATACTCACATAGCTATGAACTTGTTTATTCTTCTGGCGCTTATAGCTAG
- a CDS encoding alpha/beta fold hydrolase, whose protein sequence is MKNINLVCGVLLAISVISCKQKNSADGDHYKYEKISWKSCSYNQQNDHKVTSSKGNEIPLDCSLPDTTPYECGTLNVPLDWDDIHGKKIALSLKRVKASKQDKRIGTLISIGGGPGAPSLDFFKKIYFSADWELKDKFDHFSYDPRGIGNSAPLSCFQDIEKISPFIPKSEEQFLLLQKNVQELRQSCVDKSGNLLNYINTESVVKDLEAIRVALNEDKITLYGVSYGTAVVATYAHRYPNNTRALVLDGVLDRSLALEEIVKNDISALKTVYDKFLDYCENNPKCGLSRKEINEILSNLKNEYHYNLNGEEKVLTKSEILFIISYNLSSESRWDNIASNLIAFKEINPPFKINNIFDFSYNKFRSVAIPYYAVTCADYPKFNINWDKYSQLRKIANDILPIFDGNINILQTVGVCSGWENSASKPLLTEHKVTIPQKALLVSSENDANTPHINAKLKQKQIEGSQILESKDVKHGLFLSSSADKCLNNSVTQFLLNASYSNINLNCK, encoded by the coding sequence ATGAAAAATATTAATTTAGTGTGTGGCGTTCTATTAGCAATATCTGTTATTTCTTGCAAGCAAAAAAATTCTGCCGATGGTGATCATTATAAATATGAAAAAATAAGCTGGAAGTCTTGTTCTTATAACCAACAAAATGATCATAAGGTTACTTCATCGAAAGGTAACGAAATTCCTTTAGATTGTAGTTTGCCTGATACAACACCTTATGAGTGTGGTACCTTAAATGTGCCATTAGATTGGGATGACATTCACGGTAAAAAAATTGCATTGTCATTAAAAAGAGTGAAAGCTTCAAAGCAAGATAAAAGAATTGGCACGCTAATTTCTATTGGTGGAGGTCCAGGTGCTCCTAGTTTAGATTTTTTTAAAAAGATTTATTTTAGTGCAGATTGGGAACTGAAAGATAAATTTGATCATTTTTCTTATGATCCACGAGGCATTGGAAATTCAGCACCACTGTCTTGCTTTCAAGATATTGAAAAAATTTCACCTTTTATTCCAAAGTCTGAAGAACAGTTTCTTTTGTTGCAAAAAAATGTACAAGAATTAAGACAATCTTGTGTTGATAAAAGTGGCAATCTATTGAATTACATAAATACTGAAAGTGTAGTAAAAGATTTAGAAGCTATCAGAGTTGCATTAAATGAAGATAAAATAACTTTGTATGGAGTTTCTTATGGTACTGCAGTTGTTGCAACTTATGCGCATAGATATCCCAACAATACAAGAGCACTTGTTTTAGATGGAGTTCTAGATCGTTCCTTAGCGCTAGAGGAAATTGTCAAAAATGACATATCTGCTTTAAAAACAGTTTATGATAAATTTCTTGATTATTGTGAAAATAATCCAAAGTGTGGTTTATCTCGTAAAGAAATAAATGAAATTTTAAGTAATTTAAAAAATGAATATCACTACAATCTAAATGGTGAAGAAAAAGTTTTAACTAAAAGTGAAATATTGTTTATAATTTCTTATAACTTGAGTAGTGAAAGTAGATGGGATAATATTGCTTCAAATTTAATTGCATTTAAAGAAATTAATCCTCCTTTTAAAATAAACAATATTTTTGATTTTAGTTACAATAAATTTAGGTCTGTAGCTATTCCTTACTATGCAGTTACTTGCGCAGACTATCCAAAATTTAATATAAATTGGGATAAATATTCTCAGCTCAGAAAAATTGCCAATGATATTCTCCCAATTTTTGATGGAAATATAAATATTTTACAAACAGTGGGAGTATGTTCTGGCTGGGAAAATTCAGCTTCTAAACCACTTCTTACAGAACATAAAGTAACTATACCGCAAAAGGCTTTACTTGTTTCATCAGAAAATGATGCTAATACCCCACATATCAATGCTAAATTAAAACAAAAGCAAATTGAAGGCAGTCAAATTTTAGAATCAAAAGATGTCAAACATGGCTTATTCTTGTCTTCAAGTGCTGATAAATGTTTGAATAATAGTGTAACTCAGTTTTTATTGAATGCTAGTTACTCTAATATTAATTTAAACTGTAAATAA
- a CDS encoding nucleoside phosphorylase, with amino-acid sequence MNLNHLNFEKDYLKDKNITICLLSGDPARTEVIAQTYLKNSVKINNNRGLYCFTGETALGMPILAATSGMGAPSTSIVVNELAQAGVKVFIRIGTTGSIQPYIGVGSIIVNFASLCKQGAANDIAPRDYPAAASALLSTDVYYEAKKLHKDVYFGLNASVDTFYEGQERYDSVNPNLLKSHVGMLKEYQNLNILNFEMESGTLFKMANVYGLHATSICAVAAARCKDEALLHDSVQSSVDISIKAAIHTAENIQKNQLQLFHS; translated from the coding sequence ATGAATTTAAATCATTTAAACTTTGAAAAAGACTATTTAAAAGACAAAAACATAACCATTTGTCTGTTATCAGGAGATCCTGCTAGAACAGAGGTAATTGCCCAAACGTATCTCAAAAATTCTGTAAAAATTAATAATAATAGAGGCTTATATTGTTTTACTGGTGAAACTGCTTTAGGCATGCCTATTCTTGCTGCTACTTCAGGTATGGGAGCTCCTTCTACGAGTATTGTTGTAAATGAGTTAGCACAGGCAGGCGTTAAAGTGTTTATTCGAATAGGAACAACGGGGTCTATTCAGCCTTATATTGGGGTGGGCAGCATAATTGTTAATTTTGCATCGCTTTGTAAGCAGGGTGCGGCAAATGATATTGCTCCTAGAGACTATCCTGCTGCTGCTTCGGCGTTATTGTCTACCGATGTTTACTATGAAGCAAAAAAATTACACAAAGATGTTTACTTTGGTTTAAATGCCTCAGTTGATACTTTTTATGAAGGTCAAGAACGTTACGATAGCGTTAACCCAAATTTATTGAAAAGTCATGTTGGGATGTTAAAGGAATATCAAAATTTAAATATTTTAAATTTTGAAATGGAGTCTGGTACTTTATTTAAGATGGCCAATGTTTATGGGTTACATGCAACTAGTATTTGTGCTGTTGCTGCGGCAAGATGTAAAGACGAAGCTTTGTTACATGACAGCGTGCAATCATCTGTAGATATTTCTATTAAAGCAGCTATTCATACTGCAGAAAATATTCAAAAAAATCAATTGCAGTTATTTCATTCCTAG